In one Candidatus Absconditicoccus praedator genomic region, the following are encoded:
- the gmk gene encoding guanylate kinase: MNSIVILSGPSGVGKTTIGYKLISNHPNFFEKIVTTTSRSIRDGEKNGIDYYFISKNQFEKKIEQGDLIEYAQVHGNYYGSTYSELHRILEAGKIPMYIVDPQGAIYLKNSLSNDFLVTSFFILPPSIDELSNRVTNRGTESEEQIKIRMENANYELQTKNKFDYNIVNDDFDKAIEDFEKIFKNNLGFIK, encoded by the coding sequence ATGAATAGTATTGTAATATTATCTTGACCTAGTTGAGTTTGAAAAACTACAATATGATACAAACTTATCTCAAATCATCCAAATTTTTTTGAAAAAATTGTTACTACAACTTCTAGAAGTATTAGAGACTGAGAAAAAAATTGAATAGATTACTATTTTATTTCAAAAAACCAGTTTGAAAAAAAAATAGAACAAGGTGATCTTATAGAATATGCCCAAGTACATGGCAATTATTATGGTTCTACATATAGTGAGCTGCATAGAATTTTAGAGGCTTGAAAAATTCCAATGTATATAGTTGATCCTCAATGAGCTATATATCTAAAAAATAGTTTATCAAATGATTTTTTGGTGACTAGTTTTTTCATATTGCCTCCTTCTATAGATGAACTTTCAAATAGAGTTACCAATAGATGAACAGAGTCAGAAGAACAAATCAAGATAAGAATGGAAAATGCAAATTATGAATTGCAAACAAAAAATAAGTTTGATTACAATATAGTAAATGATGATTTTGATAAAGCTATTGAAGATTTTGAAAAAATCTTTAAAAACAATTTATGATTTATAAAATAA
- the cas2 gene encoding CRISPR-associated endonuclease Cas2: protein MYVIVIYDITEKKVTKVHKYLKKKLNWIQNSVFEGELPESDFVRMKEDLKKMVKKFQKEIPEGENSIIIFHMPYKGAMERQVIGEEKSPIDNMI, encoded by the coding sequence ATGTATGTAATTGTAATTTATGATATAACAGAAAAAAAAGTAACCAAAGTTCATAAATATTTGAAGAAAAAACTTAATTGGATACAAAATAGTGTTTTTGAAGGTGAACTTCCGGAGTCTGATTTTGTTCGTATGAAAGAAGATCTCAAAAAAATGGTAAAAAAATTTCAGAAGGAAATACCAGAGTGAGAAAATAGTATAATTATTTTTCATATGCCATATAAATGAGCTATGGAAAGACAGGTAATATGAGAAGAAAAAAGTCCAATTGATAATATGATATAA
- a CDS encoding regulatory protein RecX — MFEPTSKQKELLEKKLKLIGKEYYLPEFNTANEFQSYLEKLDKKIKKKFKKQTQTVARKKEKLYNYCIKLLDRFGLYTENKLREKMQTKTSNKEDINYVIEKLKEKNFINDERFAEIYINQQLNKGKGYYHIIKKLNEKGYTGDQKPLEIDEYESLFETLTKIVGNNEFNDLSLQSQRQKLLAKLQRKGYRYNLILNAIKELEEKQQIPKLRYQVHEKFYKEKDIQKDANKVIKKFNFDNLSDYNQKNKFIQKMLYRGYSYDKIKDYLNELES, encoded by the coding sequence ATGTTTGAGCCTACTAGCAAACAAAAAGAGCTTTTAGAAAAAAAATTGAAATTGATTTGAAAGGAATATTATCTTCCAGAGTTTAATACTGCAAACGAATTTCAAAGTTATCTTGAAAAACTAGATAAAAAAATCAAAAAAAAGTTTAAAAAACAAACTCAAACTGTTGCCCGAAAAAAAGAAAAATTATATAATTATTGTATTAAACTTTTAGACAGATTTGGACTATATACAGAAAACAAACTAAGAGAAAAAATGCAAACAAAAACCTCAAACAAAGAAGATATAAATTATGTGATAGAAAAACTAAAAGAAAAAAATTTTATAAACGATGAAAGATTTGCTGAAATTTATATAAATCAACAACTTAATAAGTGAAAATGATATTATCATATAATTAAAAAACTTAATGAAAAATGATATACCTGAGACCAAAAGCCTCTAGAAATTGATGAGTATGAAAGCTTATTTGAAACTTTAACAAAAATTGTTTGAAACAATGAATTCAATGATTTATCACTACAAAGCCAAAGACAAAAGCTGCTTGCCAAACTACAAAGGAAATGATACAGATACAATTTGATATTAAATGCAATAAAAGAGTTGGAAGAAAAACAACAAATTCCAAAACTAAGATATCAAGTCCATGAAAAATTCTACAAAGAAAAAGATATACAAAAAGATGCCAACAAGGTAATCAAAAAATTTAACTTTGATAATTTGTCTGATTACAATCAAAAAAATAAATTTATACAAAAAATGCTTTATAGATGATATTCTTATGATAAGATAAAAGATTATCTAAATGAACTAGAGTCTTAA
- a CDS encoding ATPase, T2SS/T4P/T4SS family → MEKVFGEKESILDNFFEEGVMSVHFKENVHIIKKIGKPGGWETKFDEEVPSKNYLNNIINQLYKEIQDTDNAFLEIDKNLSKVLQIGPYRIVIVLPPLSDGIEITAVKPVKKLNIQDYNLDDDVLNLLQNQAQGILISGSPGEGKTTFAQALIEMFVKNEKIVKTIESPRDLLVPNDVTQYSFSYAPHNEIRDILLLSRPDYTVYDEVRNVDDFNLFKDLRLTGIGLVGVIHATNPVDSIQRFLGTIEMGIVPQVVDTVIFVKGGSLDKILKLKYCVKVPEGMESSDLARPVIQIYDFFSEKVEYEIYSYGEQTVVMPTEKVEEYMGEKQSSVLLEYGSEQIQNILQKKYNFPVKVKPEGTNSIKLYVPEKNKGSIIGKQGAKISELEKQLGISISVRTTEEVPQGELVQDFNYEITKKNKKETVLLYFPIELANVDVVLQVGDEKISLTPNKKGKAQIKNKELIDKIKVYGVNLDI, encoded by the coding sequence ATGGAAAAAGTTTTTTGAGAAAAAGAAAGCATTTTGGATAATTTTTTTGAAGAATGAGTAATGTCAGTTCATTTCAAGGAAAATGTTCATATAATAAAAAAAATATGAAAACCATGATGATGGGAAACAAAATTTGATGAAGAAGTTCCATCCAAAAATTATCTAAATAATATAATTAATCAATTATACAAAGAAATTCAAGATACAGATAATGCATTTTTAGAAATTGACAAAAATTTATCAAAGGTTTTACAAATATGACCTTATAGAATTGTAATAGTTTTGCCTCCACTTTCAGATTGAATTGAAATAACTGCAGTAAAGCCTGTTAAAAAATTAAATATACAAGATTATAATCTTGATGATGATGTATTAAATTTGCTTCAAAACCAAGCTCAGTGAATACTTATTAGTTGATCTCCTTGAGAAGGAAAAACTACTTTTGCACAAGCTTTGATAGAAATGTTTGTAAAAAATGAAAAAATTGTAAAAACAATAGAATCTCCTAGAGATCTTTTAGTACCAAATGATGTTACTCAGTATAGTTTTTCTTATGCTCCACACAATGAAATAAGAGATATATTATTGCTTTCTAGACCTGATTATACAGTATATGATGAAGTGAGAAATGTGGATGACTTCAACTTGTTTAAAGATCTTAGGCTTACTTGAATATGACTTGTGGGTGTTATTCATGCTACAAATCCAGTTGATAGTATACAAAGATTTTTATGAACTATAGAAATGTGAATCGTTCCTCAAGTAGTTGATACAGTGATATTTGTAAAATGATGAAGCTTAGATAAAATATTAAAACTTAAATATTGTGTAAAAGTTCCTGAATGAATGGAATCTTCTGACCTTGCAAGGCCTGTCATCCAAATATATGACTTTTTTTCAGAAAAAGTAGAATATGAAATATATAGCTATTGAGAACAAACTGTAGTAATGCCAACAGAAAAAGTAGAAGAATACATGTGAGAAAAACAATCATCCGTACTTTTGGAATATTGATCAGAACAAATTCAAAATATTCTTCAAAAAAAATATAACTTTCCAGTTAAAGTTAAACCAGAATGAACAAATAGTATAAAATTATATGTTCCTGAAAAAAACAAATGAAGTATAATATGAAAACAATGAGCAAAAATATCAGAATTAGAAAAACAGTTGTGAATATCAATTTCAGTTAGAACAACTGAAGAAGTTCCCCAAGGTGAATTGGTTCAAGATTTTAATTATGAAATAACCAAAAAAAATAAAAAAGAAACAGTATTACTGTATTTTCCTATAGAGCTGGCAAATGTTGATGTAGTTTTACAAGTATGAGATGAAAAAATAAGTTTAACCCCAAATAAAAAAGGAAAAGCTCAAATTAAAAATAAAGAATTAATTGATAAAATTAAAGTATATTGAGTTAATCTAGATATCTAA
- the thyA gene encoding thymidylate synthase gives MPHPEYQYLNLLENIINNGIDRGDRTGTGTRSIFGSQMRFDLSKGFPLLTTKKMFTRGIFHELVWFLRGDTNIKYLADNDVHIWDDWPYKNYVNDVGTENALSQKDFIEKIKSLPKEDEFVQKYGDLGPVYGYQWRNYNNKKIDQLQNAIDLIKKSPESRRIIVNAWNPQQVDSMLLPPCHCLYQFYVGNGKLSLHMYQRSADMFLGVPFNIASYSALLIVISKITGYKPGEFIHTIGDSHIYHNHFEQVETQLSRKPLDFPTLEIARNIKDINNIEFEDFILSGYESYPAIKAPIAV, from the coding sequence ATGCCTCATCCAGAATATCAATATTTAAACTTGCTTGAAAATATAATTAATAATGGTATCGACAGATGAGATAGGACCTGAACCTGAACAAGAAGCATTTTCTGATCTCAAATGAGGTTTGATTTATCAAAATGATTTCCATTGCTTACTACAAAAAAAATGTTTACAAGATGAATATTTCATGAACTAGTTTGGTTTCTTAGAGGTGATACTAATATCAAATACCTAGCTGATAATGATGTACATATATGGGATGATTGGCCTTATAAAAATTATGTAAATGATGTATGAACTGAAAATGCTTTATCTCAAAAAGATTTTATAGAAAAAATAAAAAGCTTACCCAAAGAAGATGAATTTGTACAAAAATATTGAGACTTAGGACCTGTTTACTGATACCAATGGAGAAATTACAACAATAAAAAAATTGATCAACTTCAAAATGCAATTGATCTTATCAAAAAATCACCTGAATCAAGAAGAATAATTGTTAATGCCTGGAACCCTCAACAAGTTGATAGCATGTTATTGCCTCCTTGTCATTGTTTGTATCAATTTTATGTATGAAACTGAAAATTATCTCTTCATATGTATCAAAGAAGTGCAGATATGTTTTTGTGAGTTCCTTTTAATATTGCTTCTTATAGTGCTTTATTGATTGTGATTTCTAAAATTACCTGATACAAGCCATGAGAGTTTATACATACAATATGAGATTCTCATATATATCACAATCATTTTGAACAAGTTGAAACTCAGCTTTCAAGAAAGCCTCTGGATTTCCCTACTTTAGAAATAGCAAGAAATATAAAGGATATAAACAATATAGAATTTGAAGATTTTATTTTGAGTTGATATGAGAGTTATCCTGCCATTAAGGCTCCTATAGCTGTATAA
- a CDS encoding DEAD/DEAH box helicase family protein: protein MQPDTLKILEKVSKNYGGPNKSQIQKILGQTNKSLEDIFFQKALGYYVSKYKKELRKALGKKKIKAEDYSEQIPSYEETVETRSFEQRDGQQMAIDFLNENQDNNCIISLTTGEGKTIVALNEMLKYLGKPGKVVFCAPTNELVKQQYQAFLEFLEINGYDKKSIEIGYMNSKDELESNPKIVFTTHHGLEKISSTTNDLWIIDEIHIGEEGNKESGTHNYPTFKNYEYQKEQGNQPRILGLTALSTNQEKIITSFDIQDWFVGSQEKNYKPRNYLLHSQAPQNSLESEEFRNLQEKLETARSYIIHNIDSFFKNLKTQGVKIPSDILETFQKNKLKSKSYINKTKQLQMQKLLKKRIRKKFSKEFYQHLIFKKLVYILDKLNNLKKNLETDDYTKTLKNVTDLIEEIDKEIIKFENKCEENQNYDSSKFYHNIKYSNFGLQLFSKLKHKYQLENFAKILAEYENSCNHPKLQQTLEISETNKKHGKTTMVYVEDKELIFRFMEIAKQKGFKVGYMVGGNKSKKQKIIQNFVSDQVKSGDIDIVFTTSVMKLGMNFDISELVLYNLPKNEKDLLQFVGRVGRYKAGANVHFVYPKDTIEYYQQFSRKKSAKRQLLDQFREGEKLKQTWDKLKSPQDFSSSVKKHQKQKMLKFDKPKKQTIGDYRIKQIKNGVVEEGEVVCGRFKIMKISNLEDSKLIMELSDSSTDQILFCEVSGFNSKNDKNRFKKRLNFQKNSDNIYVLSGKVKKGKIHININKQGSNCIKKLTEEDYDIDEFDPQLQLFR, encoded by the coding sequence ATGCAACCAGATACATTGAAAATACTAGAAAAAGTAAGTAAAAATTATTGATGACCCAACAAATCTCAAATACAGAAAATACTTTGACAAACAAATAAGTCACTTGAAGACATTTTTTTCCAGAAAGCATTGGGGTATTATGTAAGTAAATATAAAAAAGAACTTAGAAAAGCACTTGGTAAAAAAAAGATTAAAGCAGAAGATTATAGCGAACAAATACCAAGTTATGAAGAGACAGTAGAAACAAGATCTTTTGAGCAAAGAGATTGACAACAAATGGCAATTGATTTTTTGAATGAAAATCAAGATAATAACTGTATAATTTCATTAACAACCTGAGAATGAAAAACAATTGTAGCACTCAATGAGATGTTGAAATATTTGTGAAAGCCGTGAAAAGTAGTTTTTTGTGCTCCCACAAATGAACTTGTAAAACAACAATATCAAGCTTTTTTGGAGTTTTTGGAAATTAATTGATACGACAAAAAAAGTATTGAAATATGATATATGAATAGTAAAGATGAGTTGGAATCAAATCCCAAAATTGTTTTTACAACACATCATTGACTAGAAAAAATTTCATCTACAACAAATGATCTATGGATAATAGATGAGATTCATATCTGAGAAGAATGAAACAAAGAGTCTTGAACTCATAATTATCCTACATTTAAAAATTATGAATATCAAAAAGAACAATGAAATCAGCCTAGAATACTATGACTTACAGCTCTTTCTACAAACCAAGAAAAAATTATTACAAGTTTTGATATACAAGACTGGTTTGTAGGCTCACAAGAAAAAAACTACAAACCAAGAAATTATCTACTACATAGTCAAGCTCCTCAAAATAGTCTGGAATCAGAAGAGTTCAGAAACCTACAAGAAAAACTGGAAACTGCAAGAAGTTATATTATTCATAATATTGATAGTTTTTTTAAAAACTTAAAAACTCAATGAGTAAAAATTCCTTCTGATATCCTTGAAACTTTTCAAAAAAACAAATTAAAGTCAAAATCTTATATAAATAAAACTAAACAGTTGCAAATGCAAAAGTTGCTAAAGAAAAGAATCAGAAAAAAATTTTCTAAAGAATTTTATCAACACTTAATTTTCAAAAAATTAGTATACATTTTGGACAAGTTGAATAATCTTAAAAAAAATCTTGAAACTGATGATTATACAAAAACTCTCAAAAATGTAACTGACCTTATTGAAGAAATTGATAAAGAAATAATAAAATTTGAAAATAAATGTGAGGAGAATCAAAATTACGATAGCTCTAAATTTTATCACAACATAAAATATTCAAATTTTGGATTACAGCTTTTTTCAAAACTTAAGCACAAATATCAATTAGAAAATTTTGCAAAAATTTTGGCCGAATATGAAAACTCTTGTAATCATCCAAAACTACAACAAACTCTAGAAATATCTGAAACTAACAAAAAGCATGGTAAAACTACAATGGTTTATGTAGAAGATAAAGAGTTGATTTTTAGATTTATGGAAATAGCAAAACAAAAATGATTCAAGGTTTGATATATGGTATGATGAAATAAAAGCAAAAAACAGAAAATAATTCAAAATTTTGTTTCTGATCAGGTGAAATCTTGAGATATTGATATAGTATTTACTACTTCAGTAATGAAACTTTGAATGAACTTTGATATATCTGAGTTGGTTTTATATAATTTACCAAAAAACGAAAAAGATTTATTGCAATTTGTAGGTAGGGTAGGAAGATACAAAGCATGAGCTAATGTACATTTTGTTTACCCAAAAGATACCATTGAATATTATCAACAGTTTTCAAGGAAAAAATCCGCAAAAAGACAGTTGTTAGATCAATTTAGAGAATGAGAAAAGTTAAAACAAACTTGGGATAAACTCAAATCACCTCAAGATTTTTCTAGTAGTGTAAAAAAACATCAAAAACAAAAAATGTTAAAATTTGACAAACCCAAAAAACAAACAATTTGAGACTATCGGATCAAACAAATAAAAAATTGAGTAGTAGAAGAATGAGAAGTTGTTTGTGGAAGATTTAAGATAATGAAAATATCCAACTTAGAAGATTCTAAATTAATTATGGAATTATCTGATAGTTCTACTGATCAAATATTGTTTTGTGAGGTTAGTTGATTTAATAGTAAAAATGACAAAAATAGGTTTAAAAAGAGATTGAACTTTCAAAAAAATTCAGACAATATTTATGTATTGAGCTGAAAAGTTAAAAAATGAAAAATTCATATAAATATAAATAAACAGTGAAGTAATTGCATCAAAAAACTAACAGAAGAAGATTATGATATAGATGAGTTTGATCCACAATTACAACTTTTTAGGTAA
- a CDS encoding carboxypeptidase M32 — protein MYEELVKKLREIRNLDNMQALATWDKETYMPSGASDDRGEMLATLTKIKFEKFTEKNLYDLVNKLLDNQDLEDIQKKNLTVIKEDIEKINKLSSQLLEKIALQKTKTNTAWKKARQEEDFSIFAKEFQKLLDLRLEEANLVGYEDNLYDYFLHEFDPWTKTYQLDEIFQEFKPKLKELIDKVKTIDPKIQELANKRFNKDKIKELVYEVLEELGYDFDKGRLDISVHPFTRSISLNDARITTRLGDGDLIDCLTTTIHEMGHALYHLGVDKSQYGLPAGEIRSLALHESQSMIWELYIAKNPKFWERFFPKLSKYFPKEFEGYDYQDFVKLIHNIQPSLIRTSADQLTYHMHIIIRYEMERDLLAGKIKVEDMPKIWNQKYYDYLGVQPTTLKEGILQDPHWANAEFGYFPTYSLGNMYASWIYQNMDQQLGLLDKIIANGEFEQIKSYLSNNIHKKGSVNKSLDVINSLAEDNFSVDKYINFMEEKLNSLGLIE, from the coding sequence ATGTACGAAGAGTTGGTAAAAAAACTAAGAGAAATTAGAAATTTAGATAATATGCAAGCTTTGGCCACTTGGGATAAAGAAACTTATATGCCTAGTTGAGCCAGTGATGATAGGTGAGAAATGCTTGCTACATTGACAAAAATAAAATTTGAAAAGTTTACTGAAAAAAATCTTTATGATTTGGTAAATAAACTTTTGGATAACCAAGATCTAGAAGATATCCAAAAGAAAAATTTGACTGTAATCAAAGAAGATATAGAAAAAATCAATAAGTTATCTTCTCAGCTTTTGGAAAAAATAGCTTTGCAAAAAACTAAGACAAATACAGCCTGGAAAAAAGCAAGGCAAGAAGAAGATTTTTCAATTTTTGCCAAAGAGTTCCAAAAATTGTTGGACTTGAGATTAGAAGAAGCTAATCTGGTGGGTTATGAAGATAATTTATATGATTATTTTTTGCACGAGTTTGACCCTTGGACAAAAACTTATCAACTTGACGAAATATTTCAAGAATTTAAGCCAAAGCTAAAAGAATTAATTGACAAAGTAAAAACAATTGATCCAAAAATACAAGAACTAGCAAACAAAAGATTTAATAAAGATAAAATCAAAGAACTAGTTTATGAAGTTTTAGAAGAACTTTGATATGATTTTGATAAATGAAGGCTTGATATTTCGGTACATCCTTTTACTCGTTCAATATCATTAAATGATGCTAGAATAACTACTAGACTTTGAGATGGTGATCTAATTGATTGCCTAACAACTACTATACATGAAATGTGACATGCTTTATATCATCTCTGAGTTGATAAATCTCAATACTGACTACCTGCTGGTGAGATTAGATCTTTGGCTTTGCATGAATCACAAAGTATGATTTGGGAGCTTTATATAGCCAAAAACCCGAAATTTTGGGAGAGATTTTTTCCAAAATTATCTAAATATTTTCCAAAAGAGTTTGAATGATATGATTACCAAGATTTTGTAAAATTAATTCATAATATACAACCAAGCTTGATAAGAACAAGTGCTGACCAACTTACTTATCATATGCATATTATCATAAGATATGAAATGGAAAGAGACTTGTTGGCTTGAAAAATAAAAGTTGAGGATATGCCAAAAATATGGAATCAAAAATATTATGATTATTTGTGAGTACAGCCTACTACTCTAAAAGAATGAATTTTACAAGACCCTCATTGGGCTAATGCAGAATTTGGTTATTTTCCTACTTATTCCTTGGGTAATATGTATGCTTCTTGGATTTATCAAAATATGGACCAACAACTATGATTACTTGATAAGATTATTGCAAATTGAGAGTTTGAACAAATTAAATCTTATCTAAGCAACAATATTCATAAAAAGGGTAGTGTTAATAAATCTTTGGATGTGATAAATTCTTTGGCAGAAGATAATTTCTCAGTAGATAAGTATATTAATTTTATGGAAGAAAAATTAAATAGTTTGGGCTTGATTGAATAA
- a CDS encoding AAA family ATPase — MFWFFVILILVILVLIIFLYSIWKDEELDSQQSNKLDDSYLKETENISYIDSSVFSDDLSDLSIKNEDIIEVKNQLNNTIIGMDGFLNALLVNLFSNGHILVEGLPGLAKTKTIKTLSKIMDFDFKRVQFTPDMMPSDIVGVEIYNQKDGQFYINKGPVFTDILLADEINRTTPKVQSALLEAMEEKQVSIGGYTHEISNPFFVLATQNPVEQEGTYTLPEAQVDRFLFKAIVNYPGKDDESKIISSIENEKNITTEKALDKNKFFEIIKNIENVHVGEDVKDYIARLVTCTRQEDSRVVYGASPRGSISIYKASKVIAFFQNRDYVIHEDVQKIAILALRHRLILSYQAMIEGYTPDQLLIEKLKKVTLE; from the coding sequence ATGTTTTGGTTTTTTGTTATTTTAATATTAGTTATTTTAGTTTTAATAATATTTTTGTATTCTATTTGGAAAGACGAAGAATTAGACTCTCAACAATCTAATAAATTAGACGATTCATACCTAAAAGAAACAGAAAATATTTCTTATATAGATTCATCAGTTTTTTCTGATGATTTATCTGATTTGAGCATAAAAAATGAAGATATTATTGAAGTTAAAAATCAACTAAATAATACTATTATATGAATGGACTGATTTTTAAATGCACTTTTGGTTAATCTGTTTTCTAATTGACATATTTTAGTAGAATGATTACCATGATTAGCTAAAACAAAAACAATAAAAACTTTATCAAAAATAATGGATTTTGATTTTAAAAGAGTACAATTTACTCCTGATATGATGCCTTCAGATATAGTATGAGTAGAGATATACAATCAAAAAGATTGACAATTTTATATCAATAAATGACCTGTATTTACTGATATTTTATTGGCAGATGAGATAAATAGAACTACTCCCAAAGTACAATCAGCTTTATTAGAGGCTATGGAAGAAAAACAAGTAAGTATATGATGATATACGCATGAGATATCTAATCCTTTTTTTGTTCTTGCAACTCAAAATCCAGTAGAGCAAGAATGAACATATACTTTACCTGAAGCACAAGTAGATAGATTTCTATTTAAGGCAATAGTAAATTATCCTTGAAAGGATGACGAATCCAAGATAATTTCAAGTATAGAAAATGAAAAAAATATAACCACCGAAAAAGCTTTGGATAAAAACAAGTTTTTTGAAATTATTAAAAATATTGAAAACGTGCATGTATGAGAAGATGTAAAAGATTATATTGCAAGATTGGTTACTTGTACAAGACAGGAAGATAGTAGAGTAGTATATTGAGCAAGTCCTAGATGAAGTATATCTATATATAAAGCTTCAAAAGTAATAGCATTTTTTCAAAATCGTGACTATGTGATTCATGAAGATGTACAAAAAATTGCTATACTTGCTTTAAGACATAGATTAATACTTAGTTATCAAGCAATGATTGAGTGATATACACCAGATCAATTGTTAATAGAAAAACTTAAAAAGGTAACTCTTGAATAA